The following are encoded in a window of Planctomycetaceae bacterium genomic DNA:
- the hemW gene encoding radical SAM family heme chaperone HemW: MNADVEHQSRKPRSAYIHVPFCLHRCGYCDFTLVANRDHLIPQYLQSLETELSQLDGGVEVDTLFVGGGTPTHLSSDQLKQLFTLLQRYVRLASGGEFSVEANPDGLDQGRMQTLAEFGVNRISLGVQSFDDQCLKLLERQHRQDDAISAVQLASRYVSNVSLDLIFGVPGQTEDSWQKTLRIATSLPVHHVSTYGLTWEKGTSFHRRLSNGQLCRVAEETERNQYLFAIAHLSSSGFRHYEVSNFARPQFECHHNLVYWKGNGYYAFGPGAARYINGRRSTNIRSVPKWMRAVNAGEAFLEESECLTPEEKAREAIMLGLRLRDGIELEEFQRRYERSVQEIEPIALQRYLDTGLLEQINGRLRLTVDGLLLADTVTSDFL; the protein is encoded by the coding sequence ATGAACGCCGATGTTGAACATCAATCGAGAAAACCACGATCGGCGTATATTCATGTACCATTTTGTCTGCACCGTTGTGGATATTGCGATTTCACGCTGGTGGCCAATCGAGACCATTTGATTCCACAATACCTGCAATCCCTCGAAACTGAACTTAGCCAGCTGGATGGCGGGGTCGAAGTCGACACCCTTTTTGTCGGTGGAGGCACTCCCACACACCTCAGCTCCGACCAGTTGAAGCAGCTTTTTACTTTGCTTCAAAGGTACGTTCGCCTGGCGTCCGGCGGCGAGTTTTCGGTGGAAGCAAATCCCGATGGCCTTGACCAGGGTCGAATGCAGACGCTTGCTGAATTCGGAGTCAATCGGATCAGTCTGGGCGTGCAGTCATTCGACGACCAGTGTCTGAAGTTGCTGGAACGTCAACATCGTCAGGATGATGCGATTTCTGCAGTTCAGCTTGCTTCACGGTATGTTTCCAACGTGTCGCTTGATCTCATCTTTGGTGTTCCCGGGCAAACGGAGGATAGCTGGCAAAAGACATTACGAATCGCGACTTCACTACCCGTGCATCATGTTTCTACATATGGACTGACGTGGGAAAAGGGGACGTCGTTCCATCGTCGATTGTCGAATGGTCAGTTATGCCGCGTTGCGGAGGAGACTGAACGAAATCAATACTTGTTCGCAATTGCGCATCTCAGCAGTTCAGGCTTCCGCCACTACGAGGTCTCCAATTTCGCGAGGCCTCAGTTCGAGTGTCACCACAATCTGGTTTACTGGAAGGGAAACGGGTACTACGCATTCGGTCCCGGGGCGGCCAGATACATTAATGGCCGTCGATCGACAAACATCCGGAGCGTCCCGAAATGGATGCGAGCTGTAAATGCAGGTGAGGCATTTCTGGAAGAGTCTGAATGCCTGACGCCGGAAGAAAAGGCGAGAGAAGCGATTATGCTTGGACTTCGATTGCGTGATGGCATCGAGCTGGAAGAATTTCAGCGGCGGTATGAGCGATCTGTGCAGGAGATCGAGCCAATTGCGCTGCAGCGGTATCTCGATACGGGGCTGCTTGAACAGATCAATGGAAGGCTTCGCTTGACGGTTGACGGTCTCTTGCTTGCCGACACCGTCACCAGCGATTTCCTGTGA